aggcggtggagaaccgacattctaAGGAGGGGCTGCTAGGTGAGGCCCacaggccggccagccccacctggtGGAGTCTCGCCCTccgctttggtgtggtgtcctctcgagtcttctagaaccttctggggttgttttcgctgtggataagcacgattaatctgacatctaggtctaccttgacggttttctggataaaccctatagaaaatacagattcaccaaaactcatggaatttattagtttaaacccctaaatcttTGTTGATGATTACtttcatgcccttatacatgttatattgacggtttataatgtttgttattTACCGTCAACAGTTAATCCCAGGCATTAACCGAAGCGGTTCAAATGCCCGCCCGCCTCCGAGCCCCTTAGCCAAACGTCTCGGTTAAgtttttttttgtagtagtgccgGTGGCATATTTGAATGCTAAATATTCTATAAGACTTCAATGCTGGTATTGACAATATATGGAATTCAGTATGAACTCATGGTTGTTTTAAGGAGCCCAAAGAACATATCTCAACCAATTTATAAGTTAATGTTCGTGACTCTTGCCACTAAGTAATTCCACTCAACTAACTTAATTCTTGCTAAAGCTCTTCTTAAGGACACATTTAGAGGATATGCTCCTAGAGTTTATATCGTACTATATTGTATACAAGTTTGGATACTACGCTTTGAGTATGTGTGACTAACCCAAACCATGTATCTTTCCATAACCTTATTTGAGATCATCTCCTAATTTGAATGTTCCTATTATGGAAATTCTAGGGTGGACTGGAAGCAGCTGGTTAGAGAAGATGGTGACCCTTGTACGTCGCTTTAACTCCTTTATATAGTATCCCGAGGGTTTGTTGGATCAGCTAGAGCTAATACAGTAATTATTAGCTGGaactaaaaattagttttaattaGCTGAGGTTGTGCAGTTAGTTAACAACTAGTTAGatatttgattaaaaaaataATCCACCTATTAACCTCATATTTTGATAAACACAACTAATTTTAAGTAATTTTTAGATGGCTAATAATTATAGCTATTGATATCAAAGAGACCCTAGGCATGGTTCAGCTCTTGTGCTTTTCCCTTACAATAgtaggagtattaaatataaataggAGGAAAACCGGACAGGACGGCTCATCTGATCTGCTTTGTGAGTTGTTGATCCCTATACCCTCGCACTGACAAAAGGCAACTTGCCACGTGTGTTTTTAGTGGGATTTGATATGATTTCTGACACCCAACTTTAAAGATAAAGAATTTTATACATATGAGGCGGATACAATTATAGGTTTAATCTAAATCAGATATTTATATGAGGCGGGTACAATTATTGGTTTAATCTAAATCAGATATTTAAAATTTGACTATATTAGTATATCAAtatttatagctcaaaaaatcAGTATTTAGTATGGTAAATATTATAGTATTATATAATTAAAAATAATAGGTCTTTACTTACGATTATATTATGTTAGAAATGCATTCTTTATGGGTGTGATTGGTTGGCATGCAGCATTTAGCCTAACTAGGCTCATGGGATGAAGCACGTTGATCTTTGCTTGGCTGCAGCACGGACAAAGCCTGGTTGTGTGGTTGCAAGGGCGGCCTTCCGGCCTTGCCGCGCGGAAACGAAAATGAATTCATTTCTAGTGAGCTAGGTTGCCGTACCGTACGTGGTGCAATTCAATCCCACGTGAGGCACCAAATGAGACAGCACTGGTGCAAGACGAGAGAACAACCAAACGACATCTCCTTGTGATTTGGCTAGACACGGAGATGATAGCCAAACAAATGGAGACTGCATGTGATAATCCTGGCCGGTTGGAGCCTGTATCTCAGATACGAGCCAAGCTTGGCTTGATGGAAAACCAATTGCGCCCTATGAGACGCGGTCAGTCATCTGTACTGCAGCCTTATTTTTGTCGTCATCTAGttctgttttttcttttctttgcaaCAAGCTATATATATACTCCTAAGTGGGAAAACATGGATGCGATCGACATTCATACGCGCAAGGCAGCACCATGTATCACACAAGCACAACTTATGAGGTATGAAACAAACGACTCATAGAATCTCTTATAATATGGGTCATTTGCTTATAAGATATTGTGGTGGAAGTGTGATGCCATAATTAATTAATAATAGATATGTATGTGAAGGCAAACTTTTTAAACTAAGTTATGGTTATTCCACCTAGAatctcttataatttgggataatTTTTTAATGTTAAGATACTTTATATTTCAGGACAGTGAATATTTGTTTATTTGGCTTATGATGCACACTTATTAGGGTCTATTTGGCTCAGCTATGACATAGAAAAGCTCATGTGAGTTTTGTGCAGGCAAAAAGTTGTAAGCTGTTTGATTAAAACAACTACGATGTGTACCTTCTCTTTTTATCTTCCTTGAAATAACTGTAAAACATTCTCTTTGTTTCCACCCATTTGGAAAGACAAAGCAGAAAGACAATTAAAAGCAGTCTAAGGTACTGTGAAAATTATACTAGTGAAACCACAATTTATTTGAATTCTGCTCATTTTCCAGTAAAAGATTACTGTGCATGCACATGTCATCTCCCTTAGTTCATACGTGTACTTCTTCAACTAGACCAATGAATAATTAATATAATCGAGCGAAGTCACAATTCACACAAGAATGCCGCTGCTTCATTCACACTTTACACTGAAAGGAGTTGCTTGAGAAAACCATGAAACACTGAGAGGTCGAGTTTTATTCATTCAGCACTCAGCAGCTGCCCTGCAGCGGTCATGCATGCATCATCAGGCGCGCAGGAAGACATCGAGCTCGAGCACGGCGTTCTTGCCGCGCCAGCTGGCCGTCTTCCAGAGCACATACCCCGAGGCCATGCGGAACCGCCCGGTGCCGCCGACGATGGAGAGCTCGCGCACGGGCGCCGTGACGTCGTTCCGGCCCATCACGGCCACCGTGCTGCCGGTGTAGCCGTCGTAGTCGGTGAGCACGACGTTCATGGACAGCAGCATCGCGGGGTGTCCCTCCTGCAGGGACGCCGTCACGTAGGTCCCCTGCGCGCGCCCCACGGGCCGGGACGCGCGGCTCGGGCCCTCCGTCAGCACGTCGTCCATCACCACCGTGTCGCCGAACCTGTTGCCGGCCAGCACCGGGACCGTGCCGTTCACGATCAGCACCGCCGTGGGGCTCGGGCCCGTGTACCCGTCGTGCATGAAGAAGTGCAGGTGGTGCATGCCGCTGCCGTCGCCGGCGGTTGGCGCGGCCAGCTGCAGCACAACAATGGCCACCACCAGGGCCGCTGCGCGTGTGAAGCGAGGATACATCGTGTCTTCTTGTTACACTAGCTAGCTACTCGATCGATGAGATGTGTGGCTGTGGTTACTATTATGTAGGAGTATATATGTACACGTAGCACCTGCAGGTACATCATTGCAGTCAAGAATTTTTAGAGTTCTACTGCAGAGACAAGAATGCATGGGATCAACCATATCTCTCTACTTTATTCAGTTTTGGTGAAAGCAAAAACCGAATGCATGACGTGACATGCATAAGCATGAGTATCGGCCGTCACTTCCATTATTGCTTGATGTCCATTGCAGGAAAACTGGACACGCATGCAGGACGGCTCATCTGATCTCCTTTGCGAGTTGTGCGATCCCTGAACCCCTCGCACAGACTGAAAAAGGCAACACGCGACATGTGTTTTCATAGTGTTATTTGATTGCTCACACCCAACTTTATTCAAAAGATAACGAATTTTATACATACCATATTGTATACTGTCTCCCTCCAGAAAGGATAGAGTTCTGTGTTTGATCTGAATCAAGTTACTACCTCTGTCCAcgaaaaaaatgcaattctacaACTCTTGATTAGCATgtctaaagtttgaccaaatatattggtaaaaatattaatttttttctcgaatacgcaaaatatttgcgtatcattgtattaagaagaagagtttaaacaGATATACAACGCACTTCTATCGAGCGCCAAGGAGGTCGACCTAACACAGCCGTAGCTGGACCATCCTAACAAGAGACCTCTTGTTTCGCTATTACATAAAATGAAACAACTAATACCGACGCAGCGGTGCGACTTAGGAGGTGGCCTTGCGTCTTTGCGAATGCCTGGACGAGCCCTTTTCAACGGCCAGGAAGAGCGCGTCCAACGTCTCGGCGTTGGACGCAGTGAGGTTGCCGTCGAAGAGCTTGTCAAAGGCCTCCAGCTCCGACGCGGATGGTGCTGATGGACCCTTGGTGTAGCCCATACGCTACATGATCAGCACCTCTCCCCCCTTGGAAGCAAGTACTCGGGAGAGGCTCTGAGCCGCCAACCGCCTACTCCGCCATGGCAGCACTGGCTTAGGAGGAGGCTGCTTGGGAGGCTCACGAATCAGCGGAGAGTCCCTCTTGCGTGTCACTTTGTTGATGAAGCCATCGAGGCGGCGCTTGGCGGAGCCGTCATTGTCCACTGCCTGGTGGGTAACCACCGGTGGTGGACTGGGAGGGCCACCATCCACCATGAGGTCAACTGGTCTGAAGCCAGGCGGGTAGCTGTGCTCCGTGTGTGTCGTCAGCGAGTCCACTGCCCACTGAATGGGGCACGGGGGTGGTGTCCGCAGCTCGTAGGAGACCGTCGTCGGGTCCACATCCTGCATCTGGGGGCCCGCCACCGCCGGGGCCTCATCCTATAGCCGAGGGAGCGCCGAAGGTTGTAACAAGCGCTCAAGGGAAGGCCATGCGACGATCCAACCACCGACGAGCGAGGCTGCGAACTCCTCTAACATCGGGTCCTCCGTGATGTCACGATGACGTGTGTCGTCCAGGTACAGTGTTAGCGTCAGCATCAACGAGTCAGGCTCAACGATGGCCGTCTCGTTGGCCAGCTCGTCGTGCCCCGCCTGAGCTCCAACAACGACAGAGGTGAAGTCCGGTGCCGTCTAGCCAGCCCCTGCCGAccgctgttgacggtagttaacaacaaTTATTAActatcaataaaacatgtataagggcacaattgagatcaccaacaaaggtttaggggtttaaactaataagttctatgagttttggtgaatctgtgacttctgcaggatttatctagaaaaccatcaagatggacctacatgtcagatttaattgcactTATCCACCGCGAaacggacactagaaggttctagaggacaccacgctGAGGCAG
Above is a genomic segment from Miscanthus floridulus cultivar M001 chromosome 3, ASM1932011v1, whole genome shotgun sequence containing:
- the LOC136544921 gene encoding dirigent protein 1-like; the protein is MYPRFTRAAALVVAIVVLQLAAPTAGDGSGMHHLHFFMHDGYTGPSPTAVLIVNGTVPVLAGNRFGDTVVMDDVLTEGPSRASRPVGRAQGTYVTASLQEGHPAMLLSMNVVLTDYDGYTGSTVAVMGRNDVTAPVRELSIVGGTGRFRMASGYVLWKTASWRGKNAVLELDVFLRA